A window from Drosophila kikkawai strain 14028-0561.14 chromosome 2L, DkikHiC1v2, whole genome shotgun sequence encodes these proteins:
- the LOC108082819 gene encoding uncharacterized protein, giving the protein MESLNDDCVCHILEFLPLVEQIKMARLAPRFQELLCLIVWRKPRYRKVSVSDSMLEPLSKEDYVFFFELTSAAMEELYIWNVHKKAFDSYLGRHLMRPELAFYLRRDYRNLRELCIADESMNNSMINTIAKSCLQLRSLSVSSAYITGKYIVALTKLESLVAPECSVELSYLTELLKVLPLKHLDLTSNRHPVEATILQAEGSKRLERLGLSDAQDYGFPLADSLPQLTTLVVSYHKVSPQDQLDMLETTRKRVEGYEGKFPKRLQSILCNVVDVEVALEQIAGLEKRQPRESPKFSELLKIMYFLSNAQVADKSSP; this is encoded by the coding sequence ATGGAATCACTCAACGATGACTGCGTATGTCACATACTGGAATTCCTGCCCCTCGTGGAACAGATTAAGATGGCCCGGCTGGCGCCGCGGTTTCAGGAGCTGCTATGTCTGATTGTGTGGCGAAAGCCCCGGTACCGGAAGGTTTCCGTATCCGATTCCATGCTGGAACCCCTGAGCAAGGAGGATTACGTCTTCTTCTTCGAGCTGACCAGCGCGGCAATGGAGGAGCTGTACATCTGGAACGTCCACAAGAAGGCCTTCGACTCGTATTTGGGTCGACACCTCATGAGGCCAGAACTGGCCTTCTACTTGCGCCGAGACTACAGAAACCTCCGGGAATTGTGCATCGCCGACGAGAGCATGAACAACAGCATGATAAACACGATTGCCAAGAGCTGCCTCCAGCTGCGCAGCTTGAGCGTTTCCAGTGCCTATATCACGGGGAAGTACATTGTGGCCCTGACCAAGCTGGAGTCGTTGGTGGCTCCCGAGTGCTCCGTGGAGCTGTCCTACCTAACTGAGTTGCTGAAAGTCCTGCCTCTCAAGCACCTGGATCTTACCTCCAACCGACATCCTGTGGAGGCGACCATTCTGCAGGCGGAGGGCAGCAAACGCTTGGAACGCCTTGGACTATCCGATGCTCAGGACTATGGATTTCCGTTGGCTGATAGCCTGCCCCAGCTGACGACGCTGGTGGTCAGCTATCACAAGGTGAGCCCACAGGATCAACTGGACATGCTAGAGACAACACGGAAGCGGGTGGAGGGATATGAAGGCAAGTTTCCCAAGCGCCTGCAATCGATCCTCTGCAATGTGGTGGATGTGGAGGTGGCCCTCGAGCAGATCGCCGGCCTAGAGAAGCGCCAGCCCAGGGAATCGCCCAAGTTCAGTGAGCTGCTAAAGATTATGTACTTCTTGTCGAACGCGCAGGTCGCTGATAAGAGCTCACCTTGA
- the Ent2 gene encoding equilibrative nucleoside transporter 1 yields the protein MRDSKSEKSPFISGQPAPVTLNPSWESKLPPHDSSNGKGSVAGSAIAKLGRLEPKDKFLIVFFIFMLHGLGTLMPWNMFITAKSYFEDFKFGANNTVPTEINYRTNFMQNMGFASQIPNVLFNWLNIFVNFGGDLTSRIVYSIIIEMVILLVTIVLAMLDSSEWPGTFFWITMVCIVLLNICNGIYQNTIYGIVASLPIKYTGAVVLGSNICGCFTTLMSILCALIFDSKRTAAIYYFVTAILVLLLCFDSYFALPLNKFFRHYESISRSSEKKTDSKQQLNVPYWAIFKKASPQLFNIFFTFFVSLSVFPAIQSSVHRSDPDFIVSDNYYVLITCFLTFNVCAMLGSLTTSWIQWPGPRFLWVPVVLRVVFIPLFVFCNYAPPDTIRSLAVYIDNDWIYWGIGILMAYSSGYLSSLGMMYAPQTVHTKYQTTAGMYAAAMLITGIFSGVMFSYLGPWFVV from the coding sequence ATGAGGGACTCAAAATCGGAAAAGTCGCCGTTCATCAGCGGGCAGCCGGCCCCAGTGACGCTGAATCCTTCGTGGGAGTCCAAACTGCCGCCCCATGACTCCTCCAATGGCAAGGGATCCGTTGCTGGGTCGGCGATAGCCAAGCTCGGCCGGCTGGAGCCAAAGGACAAGTTTCTCATCGTGTTTTTCATCTTCATGCTGCATGGCCTGGGTACGCTGATGCCATGGAACATGTTCATCACCGCCAAGTCCTACTTCGAGGACTTCAAGTTCGGTGCCAACAACACGGTGCCCACGGAGATTAACTATCGGACCAACTTCATGCAGAACATGGGCTTTGCCTCGCAGATTCCCAACGTGCTGTTCAACTGGCTGAACATCTTCGTCAACTTCGGCGGGGACCTGACCAGCCGGATTGTGTACAGCATCATCATCGAGATGGTCATCCTGCTGGTGACAATTGTCCTGGCCATGCTGGACTCGTCCGAGTGGCCCGGCACCTTCTTCTGGATCACCATGGTTTGCATTGTCCTACTCAACATTTGCAACGGCATCTATCAGAACACCATCTACGGCATTGTGGCCTCGCTGCCGATTAAGTACACCGGTGCCGTGGTGCTCGGTTCGAACATCTGCGGCTGCTTCACCACCCTGATGTCCATTCTGTGCGCCTTGATATTCGACTCCAAGCGCACCGCTGCCATCTACTACTTTGTGACGGCCATCCTGGTGCTACTGCTCTGTTTTGATTCCTACTTCGCTCTGCCGCTGAACAAGTTCTTCCGGCACTACGAAAGCATTAGCCGGAGCAGCGAGAAGAAGACGGACTCAAAGCAGCAGCTAAATGTGCCTTATTGGGCGATCTTCAAGAAGGCCTCGCCGCAGCTGTTCAACATCTTCTTCACGTTCTTTGTATCGCTGTCCGTGTTCCCAGCCATCCAGTCCAGTGTGCACCGTTCGGATCCCGACTTCATCGTCAGCGATAACTACTACGTGTTGATCACGTGCTTCCTAACGTTCAACGTGTGTGCGATGCTGGGTAGCCTGACCACATCCTGGATACAATGGCCTGGTCCGCGGTTCCTTTGGGTGCCCGTGGTGCTGCGCGTGGTGTTCATCCCCCTGTTCGTGTTCTGCAACTACGCCCCACCGGACACCATTCGCTCCTTGGCGGTGTACATTGACAACGATTGGATTTACTGGGGCATCGGCATTCTGATGGCCTACAGCTCCGGATATCTCAGCTCCCTGGGCATGATGTATGCCCCGCAGACCGTTCATACCAAGTACCAGACGACGGCTGGTATGTACGCAGCTGCCATGCTGATTACGGGCATTTTTTCCGGCGTGATGTTCTCGTATCTGGGGCCCTGGTTTGTGGTATAG
- the Trmt6 gene encoding tRNA (adenine(58)-N(1))-methyltransferase non-catalytic subunit TRM6, producing MATETASPSIQLGDYIVIQRQKYTKLQKFGSLDTTATLGKETLELKSLLDQPYGSTFKMSVKETKPGKRGAQRQHTLELCSETELNSTREALGISSSGADNRDICDNGEAQSLKSADIEQLREECNESSKIIEKLVENSKTFHNRTEYSQEKYLRKKEKKYFEFVQIRQPTIRLMLDIFYRQDAEKIMGIRVDTLSQIISYSGVCGLGSYLLYESGTNGLLPAAMLNSIGAGTEGSLVHMHPGNVPQKQALLALKLPLEQQLRCVSVNLYSVLREFYQGGETIGSNLSVTEPTEVVREETQPETPTEDQPEAIEPSTKKPKLEEVKGEANKGPPRWQLENKRATALMHNKFDSLVLAAKEHPSSILQALLPLVKPSRPVVVFSTCKELLQETYMELKTSGKVTGLHLTSNWMRTYQILPNRTHPEVNMSGNSGYLLTGYTLR from the exons ATGGCCACTGAAACGGCCTCTCCGAGCATTCAGTTGGGCGACTACATCGTCATCCAGCGCCAGAAGTACACAAAACTGCAGAAATTCGGCAGTTTGGACACCACAGCCACTCTGGGCAAGGAGACACTGGAGCTGAAGTCGCTTCTGGACCAGCCCTATGGCTCCACATTTAAGATGAGCGTTAAGGAGACGAAGCCCGGCAAGCGCGGAGCACAGCGCCAGCATACGCTGGAGCTGTGCAGCGAAACGGAGCTCAATAGCACGCGGGAGGCCCTGGGAATCTCCAGCAGTGGAGCGGATAACCGCGATATCTGCGACAATGGAGAGGCGCAGTCCCTCAAGTCGGCGGACATTGAGCAACTGCGTGAGGAGTGCAACGAGTCCAGCAAGATCATTGAGAAGCTGGTGGAGAACTCGAAGACCTTCCACAACCGCACGGAGTACTCCCAGGAGAAGTACCTGCgcaagaaggagaagaagtaCTTCGAGTTTGTCCAAATCCGACAGCCCACGATCCGACTGATGTTGGACATCTTCTACCGCCAAGACGCTGAGAAGATCATGGGCATTCGCGTAGACACGCTTTCGCAGATCATCTCATACTCGGGAGTCTGCGGACTTGGGAGTTATCTCCTCTACGAAAGCGGGACCAATGGCCTGCTGCCAGCTGCTATGCTGAACTCCATAGGAGCGGGTACGGAGGGCAGCCTGGTTCACATGCATCCTGGCAATGTGCCACAAAAGCAGGCACTTTTGGCCCTAAAGCTCCCCCTGGAACAGCAGCTCAGATGTGTGTCGGTTAATTTGTACTCGGTTTTAAGGGAGTTCTACCAGGGAGGTGAAACGATAGGCTCGAATCTTTCTGTCACAGAGCCTACAGAAGTTGTGAGGGAGGAAACCCAGCCGGAGACACCCACTGAAGATCAGCCGGAGGCGATCGAACCGAGCACCAAAAAACCCAAGCTGGAGGAGGTTAAGGGAGAAG CAAACAAGGGTCCTCCACGGTGGCAGCTGGAGAACAAGCGAGCCACTGCTCTTATGCACAACAAATTTGATAGTCTTGTCTTGGCAGCCAAGGAGCATCCATCTAGCATTCTGCAGGCCCTGCTGCCCCTCGTCAAGCCCTCACGACCTGTGGTGGTGTTCAGCACCTGCAAGGAGCTGCTCCAGGAGACGTACATGGAGCTAAAGACCTCCGGAAAGGTGACGGGTCTGCATCTCACCTCGAACTGGATGCGCACCTACCAGATCCTGCCGAACCGGACACATCCGGAGGTAAACATGAGCGGAAATAGCGGCTATCTGCTGACGGGATATACGCTAAGATAG
- the COX5BL gene encoding cytochrome c oxidase subunit 5B, mitochondrial: MSSYISRLLKAQAASKRLISNLTQREGKLKSLWRQLGLKGGSTSTKPRAISTSQVHKSVLIEDEELATGIQKREMDLVKQGCDDPWGFRRIIKRGTGRENDPTVIPSAFDARLVGCLCLDDRQPKWMWIEKDEGPKRCECGHFFVLKNVPPVY, encoded by the exons ATGTCCTCCTATATTTCGCGCCTGCTGAAGGCGCAAGCTGCCTCCAAGCGGCTTATATCTAATTTGACCCAGCGCGAGGGCAAGCTAAAGTCCTTGTGGCGTCAACTTGGATTGAAGGGAGGATCAACTTCTACCAAACCTCGTGCCATATCCACATCGCAGGTGCACAAGTCGG TGTTGATTGAAGACGAAGAACTGGCGACAGGCATTCAAAAGCGCGAGATGGACCTGGTCAAGCAGGGCTGCGACGATCCCTGGGGCTTTAGGCGGATCATAAAGCGCGGCACTGGGCGGGAGAACGATCCAACTGTGATTCCCTCTGCATTTGACGCCCGCCTCGTGGGCTGTCTTTGCCTGGACGACCGCCAGCCCAAGTGGATGTGGATCGAGAAGGACGAGGGACCGAAGCGGTGCGAGTGCGGGCATTTCTTTGTGCTGAAGAATGTGCCACCCGTCTACTAG
- the COX5B gene encoding cytochrome c oxidase subunit 5B, mitochondrial encodes MASICGRMALRAAARQNVAYTPVRFCKMMNDPLEHATGIEKRELLLKAAGNDNPFDMKVFKRGAGTKENPNLIPSAFDARIVGCICEEDQTYVQWMWLQKGNQKRCECGHWFKLVEKAAV; translated from the exons ATGGCATCGATCTGTGGACGCATGGCGCTCCGTGCCGCCGCACGCCAGAATGTTGCATACACGCCCGTGCGTTTCTGCAAAA TGATGAACGATCCATTGGAGCACGCCACCGGTATCGAGAAGCGCGAGCTGCTGCTGAAGGCCGCCGGTAACGATAATCCCTTCGACATGAAGGTCTTCAAGAGGGGTGCCGGCACCAAGGAGAACCCCAACCTGATTCCATCAGCCTTCGATGCCCGCATTGTGGGCTGCATCT GCGAAGAGGATCAGACCTACGTGCAATGGATGTGGCTGCAGAAGGGCAACCAGAAGCGTTGTGAGTGCGGCCACTGGTTCAAGCTGGTGGAGAAGGCAGCTGTTTAa
- the IFT52 gene encoding intraflagellar transport protein 52 homolog, whose amino-acid sequence MSSKPVICFDTSKNERFQISDNYKMLHRKLKVNWNVEQNAAELRKERLARVKVFVLAGPQDRFTEDEFEVLKHYVEVQGGSLLVLLGEGGEAEFNTNVNFFLEQYGIFINGDNVVRPHYYKNFHPKECIVGGGVVCESMWRHLLKMDIEKVDYDFSDEKYKIHFQYPYGATLNVSEPANVLLTTGPVVYPFNRPLCGYYSNGKGGKILALGSGYIWHDKYLQDKTNDAIWEYMLRLLDGDEISSKYTHLDFNDVEISDNKHFTDLAFLADMPKACLIDSIGSEMPTDFKQMFDMNLCALSNNLLKDVIDAYEKLHVKYEPLRIIKPQFEIPLPNLQLATFPPIFSEPPAPPLELYDLDETFSGARSQLAHMTGQCLQALQSKEPQRRALNQRELENYIKECARITAIVDERQDMAAREILNIVARQIVSYRPFAED is encoded by the exons ATGTCCAGCAAGCCGGTAATCTGTTTTGATACATCCAAAAATGAAAGATTTCAAATATCGGACAACTATAAAATGCTTCACCGCAAGCTAAAGGTCAACTGGAATGTGGAACA aaacgCTGCTGAACTCAGAAAGGAGCGACTGGCCCGGGTGAAGGTCTTTGTGCTGGCAGGACCCCAGGACCGCTTCACGGAGGACGAATTCGAGGTGCTCAAACATTATGTGGAGGTGCAGGGCGGCAGTTTGCTGGTCCTCCTTGGCGAAGGCGGGGAGGCGGAGTTCAACACCAATGTGAACTTCTTTTTGGAGCAGTACGGGATTTTTATCAACGGGGATAACGTGGTGCGACCTCACTACTACAAGAACTTTCATCCCAAGGAGTGCATCGTTGGCGGGGGCGTAGTCTGCGAGTCCATGTGGCGGCATCTCCTCAAGATGGATATAGAGAAAGTGGACTACGACTTTAGCGACGAAAAGTACAAGATACATTTCCAATATCCGTACGGCGCCACGCTGAACGTCTCGGAGCCGGCCAATGTCCTTCTGACCACGGGCCCAGTTGTCTATCCCTTCAACCGTCCGTTGTGTGGTTACTATAGTAATGGAAAGGGTGGAAAGATCCTGGCACTGGGGTCAGGCTACATTTGGCACGATAAATATCTGCAGGACAAGACCAACGATGCCATATGGGAGTATATGCTGAGGCTGCTCGATGGAGACGAGATAAGTTCCAAGTACACCCACTTGGACTTTAACGATGTGGAG ATCAGCGACAATAAGCACTTTACGGATCTGGCATTTCTGGCCGATATGCCCAAGGCCTGTCTGATCGACTCGATTGGTTCGGAGATGCCCACCGACTTTAAGCAGATGTTCGACATGAATCTGTGTGCGCTGAGCAACAATCTCCTGAAAGACGTCATCGACGCCTACGAGAAGCTGCATGTGAAGTACGAGCCGCTGAGGATCATCAAGCCGCAGTTCGAGATCCCACTACCAAATCTCCAGCTGGCCACATTTCCGCCGATCTTTAGTGAGCCACCCGCTCCGCCTCTAGAGCTATACGACCTCGATGAGACCTTCAGCGGCGCCCGATCCCAGCTGGCCCACATGACGGGCCAGTGCCTCCAAGCACTGCAGTCCAAGGAGCCACAGAGGAGAGCTCTGAACCAGCGGGAACTGGAGAACTACATAAAGGAGTGCGCCAGAATTACGGCCATTGTGGACGAGCGGCAGGACATGGCTGCCCGCGAGATTCTCAACATTGTGGCCCGCCAGATTGTTAGCTACAGGCCCTTTGCGGAGGACTAG
- the LOC108082832 gene encoding uncharacterized protein, with translation MSNLQDVPLNESEGLPGEDAQMSKTNSLKRFFKLSKKPALKEYGSETSIEGDNKELGKSKTLSRIFSRRKIPNKDGPKKDEPNTDGPEQSSSMSTPNQQDKPLTTTKPGVKSSMSMYWKRLFHLHKAQNQDEGSGPEQTAVNGPEEVHELQLVPNDSEVQIQDSNEPDLEAKPKLQPEAAPKTQSEKAPKTQLEKVPKPQPETTQKQQPEKAPKPESKKLNSDEKILSALESGLVAQPKEEKPKEPAPVVANP, from the coding sequence ATGTCCAATCTGCAGGATGTGCCGCTCAACGAATCGGAGGGCCTGCCAGGGGAGGATGCCCAAATGTCCAAGACCAATTCGCTGAAACGCTTTTTTAAGCTCAGCAAGAAGCCGGCCCTGAAGGAATACGGAAGTGAGACCTCCATTGAGGGCGACAACAAGGAACTGGGCAAGTCCAAGACTTTGAGTCGTATATTTTCACGAAGGAAAATACCCAACAAGGATGGACCGAAAAAGGATGAACCTAACACAGATGGGCCCGAGCAGTCGAGCTCCATGAGCACCCCCAACCAGCAGGATAAGCCCTTGACCACCACGAAACCGGGCGTTAAGTCATCCATGTCGATGTACTGGAAGCGGCTGTTCCACCTTCACAAGGCCCAGAATCAGGATGAGGGGTCTGGGCCTGAACAGACAGCCGTCAATGGGCCGGAGGAGGTGCACGAACTGCAGTTGGTGCCGAATGATTCGGAGGTCCAGATCCAGGACTCGAACGAACCAGATCTCGAAGCAAAGCCAAAGCTGCAGCCGGAAGCGGCACCGAAGACGCAATCGGAAAAGGCACCGAAGACGCAACTGGAAAAGGTCCCAAAGCCGCAACCGGAAACAACCCAGAAGCAGCAACCAGAAAAGGCCCCAAAGCCAGAGTCCAAGAAGCTCAACTCCGATGAGAAGATTCTTAGCGCCTTGGAGAGCGGTCTTGTCGCTCAGCCAAAGGAGGAGAAACCCAAAGAGCCAGCTCCGGTTGTTGCCAATCCCTAA